The Chryseolinea soli genome contains a region encoding:
- a CDS encoding molybdenum cofactor biosynthesis protein MoaE produces MIKITEKPIDIQKVIDTASCLGAGAVNVFVGTVRNQANGKNVVWLEYEAYETMAVGEIRKIIDDASHRWPLLGFAVSHRIGTLKPGEVAVVVAVSTPHRKDSFDACEYIIDNVKMNVPIWKKEVFEDGEEWISARPAAVAEKA; encoded by the coding sequence ATGATTAAAATAACGGAAAAGCCCATTGACATTCAGAAGGTCATTGATACAGCTTCGTGCTTAGGTGCCGGAGCTGTAAATGTTTTTGTCGGTACCGTGCGCAATCAGGCGAACGGAAAGAACGTGGTTTGGCTGGAATATGAAGCTTACGAGACGATGGCCGTAGGCGAGATCAGGAAAATTATAGACGATGCGTCACACCGATGGCCCTTGTTAGGGTTTGCCGTCAGTCATCGCATTGGTACGTTGAAACCCGGGGAGGTAGCAGTAGTGGTAGCGGTTTCCACACCTCATCGTAAAGATTCTTTTGATGCGTGCGAATATATCATTGACAACGTAAAGATGAACGTGCCCATTTGGAAGAAGGAAGTTTTTGAAGATGGCGAAGAGTGGATCTCTGCACGCCCTGCGGCGGTAGCGGAAAAAGCCTGA
- the moaC gene encoding cyclic pyranopterin monophosphate synthase MoaC → MSTDQFTHIDDAGNPRMVDVSEKKPTTRTAKAQALVQVGPEILQHLQGDELITKKGPVFQTAIIAGVMGAKQTASLIPFCHPLGLEDCQVHVAVRNNKIVIDSVVTITAKTGVEMEALTAVTVAALTVYDMCKALSHNIVIEEIKLMSKTGGKKDFHR, encoded by the coding sequence ATGAGTACAGACCAATTTACACACATCGACGACGCGGGCAATCCCCGGATGGTCGATGTTTCCGAAAAGAAGCCCACCACCCGCACCGCCAAAGCCCAGGCGCTGGTTCAGGTTGGCCCGGAAATTCTGCAACACCTGCAGGGCGACGAGCTGATCACCAAAAAAGGCCCTGTCTTTCAAACGGCCATCATCGCCGGTGTGATGGGCGCCAAACAAACCGCATCGCTCATTCCGTTTTGTCACCCACTAGGGCTGGAAGATTGCCAGGTGCACGTCGCTGTACGCAACAACAAGATCGTGATTGATAGTGTTGTCACCATCACCGCGAAGACGGGTGTGGAAATGGAGGCGCTTACGGCAGTTACCGTTGCCGCCCTCACGGTTTATGATATGTGCAAAGCCCTGTCGCATAACATTGTGATCGAGGAAATAAAACTGATGAGCAAGACCGGCGGCAAAAAAGATTTCCACCGCTAA
- a CDS encoding MoaD/ThiS family protein, which translates to MNTFRIKAFGITKDFLGARDSEVTIEGNTVGALRAELTAKYPQLLGLRSLYIAVNNDYADETRVLTAADEIALIPPVSGG; encoded by the coding sequence ATGAACACATTTCGCATTAAAGCCTTCGGCATCACGAAGGATTTCCTGGGGGCGCGGGACTCGGAAGTGACGATCGAAGGGAACACCGTGGGGGCTTTAAGGGCCGAATTAACGGCAAAATACCCGCAATTGCTGGGTTTGCGCTCCCTCTACATCGCCGTCAACAACGACTATGCCGACGAAACCCGGGTACTAACCGCCGCCGACGAGATCGCCCTCATTCCGCCCGTGAGCGGGGGTTAA
- a CDS encoding energy transducer TonB — MKHKPELPDDEIRSYMDFDRLVADKQLAVRMNKKYTVVKWSLAAVTLLVLVGGGLYFFREEQKPEPVPPQETLPSTESAATPSKTDPNVSEVKPEATVPLRKEEGPAQAEETKKVRAKKNEPKPASGTISSTKVEDVYVQAEPVQGYALLYAYFNDHLVYPPSAVKDSVQGVETISFVVNAEGKAEKVEVKQSLGEAFDKEARRLVAGMPAWKPATLNGCPVPSSIALPITFQIQRIKSKE, encoded by the coding sequence ATGAAACACAAGCCCGAGCTCCCGGATGATGAGATTCGAAGCTACATGGACTTCGACCGCCTCGTGGCCGACAAGCAACTGGCCGTGCGCATGAATAAAAAGTATACGGTCGTGAAGTGGTCGCTGGCCGCGGTCACGCTCCTGGTTTTGGTGGGCGGCGGTCTTTATTTCTTCCGGGAAGAACAAAAGCCTGAGCCTGTTCCGCCACAGGAAACCCTTCCGTCAACGGAGTCCGCAGCGACGCCATCCAAGACCGACCCCAACGTGTCGGAAGTAAAGCCGGAGGCCACCGTTCCGTTGAGAAAGGAAGAGGGTCCGGCACAAGCCGAAGAAACTAAAAAGGTCCGGGCGAAGAAAAATGAACCCAAGCCCGCCAGCGGCACCATCTCTTCTACTAAAGTAGAGGATGTTTATGTGCAAGCCGAGCCGGTGCAGGGATATGCTTTGTTGTATGCTTATTTCAATGACCACCTGGTTTACCCGCCATCGGCCGTGAAGGATTCTGTTCAGGGGGTGGAGACGATTTCGTTTGTGGTCAATGCCGAAGGGAAGGCAGAGAAGGTGGAGGTGAAACAGTCGCTGGGTGAAGCGTTCGACAAGGAAGCGCGCCGGCTTGTGGCTGGAATGCCTGCCTGGAAACCGGCAACGCTCAATGGCTGCCCGGTGCCCAGCAGCATTGCGCTGCCCATTACCTTTCAAATTCAGAGAATCAAATCAAAAGAATAG
- a CDS encoding molybdopterin molybdotransferase MoeA: MVSVAEAASVVFSNLFQPATTSVSLTDAVNKVLAERITADRDFPPFDRVAMDGIAIRRDAWKMGQRTFPLEAVQAAGEPRKTLKGKTNAIEVMTGAPMPAGTDVVIRYEDLRIEDATAHVTSEMAADNAFIHRQAVDAEKDSVLLEPGILLSSAEIALLASVGKSRVKVYVFPKAAIISTGDELVHIDDIPLPHQIRRSNTYALQAAMKTLGWEGAIHHLKDDKASMIEGLKKIAQTAEVLILSGGVSKGKFDFVPDALEALGVKKLFHQVSQRPGKPFWFGVSGAGLTVFALPGNPVSTYMCFYRYIRPWVMKSLKTSTDLLYAVLAADFSFAPSLTYFLQVTVKNENGKLMAYPDAGGGSGDFANLKNVTGFLELPATASVFKAGETFPYIPFRQ, translated from the coding sequence ATGGTAAGCGTAGCAGAAGCCGCCTCGGTCGTTTTTTCAAATCTGTTCCAACCCGCCACCACGTCCGTTTCCCTCACGGACGCCGTGAACAAGGTGCTGGCCGAACGCATCACGGCCGACCGCGACTTCCCACCCTTCGACCGCGTGGCCATGGACGGCATCGCCATCCGCCGCGATGCGTGGAAGATGGGGCAGCGCACTTTTCCATTGGAGGCCGTGCAGGCTGCCGGTGAGCCCCGTAAAACATTAAAAGGAAAAACAAACGCTATCGAAGTAATGACCGGCGCACCGATGCCGGCAGGAACTGACGTGGTGATCCGGTATGAAGACCTTCGCATAGAGGATGCGACAGCGCACGTCACTTCAGAGATGGCCGCCGACAATGCATTCATTCACCGGCAAGCCGTCGACGCCGAGAAAGACAGTGTGTTACTGGAGCCCGGCATACTTTTATCATCCGCTGAAATTGCTTTGCTGGCTTCGGTCGGTAAAAGCCGCGTGAAGGTTTATGTATTCCCCAAGGCAGCCATCATCTCCACGGGCGACGAGTTGGTGCACATCGATGACATCCCCCTTCCGCATCAGATCCGCCGTTCGAATACCTACGCTCTGCAAGCCGCGATGAAGACGCTGGGTTGGGAGGGTGCGATCCATCATTTGAAGGATGACAAAGCATCGATGATCGAAGGCCTGAAGAAGATCGCCCAGACCGCCGAGGTCCTGATCTTATCGGGCGGTGTCTCCAAGGGGAAATTTGATTTTGTGCCCGACGCCCTGGAGGCGTTGGGGGTGAAGAAACTTTTTCACCAGGTGAGCCAGCGGCCGGGTAAGCCTTTTTGGTTTGGTGTTTCCGGTGCGGGGCTAACGGTGTTTGCGCTGCCGGGCAACCCGGTGTCTACCTACATGTGTTTTTATCGCTATATCCGGCCGTGGGTGATGAAGAGTTTGAAGACGTCAACCGATTTATTGTATGCGGTGTTGGCGGCGGATTTCTCGTTCGCACCATCGCTCACCTACTTTTTGCAGGTGACGGTAAAAAATGAAAATGGAAAACTGATGGCCTATCCCGACGCGGGTGGTGGCTCGGGTGATTTTGCCAACTTGAAAAACGTTACCGGTTTCCTGGAATTGCCGGCCACAGCATCCGTTTTTAAGGCGGGCGAAACTTTTCCGTATATTCCCTTCCGGCAATAA
- a CDS encoding glycerate kinase, whose translation MMTILFAPDKFKGSLHAAQVCQAMEEGMREGGFNFHALHLPMADGGEGTCDMLTHFSHGQKISVPVSGPRLQPMPATYGISGDGTTAFIEMAAASGLQWLKPGERNPLETSTRGTGQLIHHAIGEGITKVILGIGGSATNDAGMGMLDALGIIFLNAQGERLLPVGKNLIHVHRIDASHIDPTLKKITFTALCDVNNPLYGPEGAAQIFGPQKGADATAVACLDDGLRNFAAVVERQLGVDINFPGAGAGGGIGAGARAFLNINFQPGIDFLKSFVKLEEKVAQSHIIFTGEGKVDHQTLYGKVVKGVSELAVKHSKPLFILAGTSDLTPAELLELGAVKVVDLVNQTTSEKEAMHHAFSLIRQRIKEEIIPLFL comes from the coding sequence ATGATGACGATTCTTTTCGCGCCCGATAAATTCAAAGGCTCACTCCATGCCGCGCAGGTTTGCCAGGCCATGGAAGAGGGCATGCGCGAAGGCGGTTTCAATTTCCACGCGCTCCATTTGCCCATGGCCGATGGCGGCGAGGGAACCTGCGACATGCTCACCCATTTCAGCCACGGGCAAAAAATAAGCGTACCCGTCTCCGGCCCGCGCCTCCAACCCATGCCCGCAACGTATGGCATATCCGGCGACGGCACCACAGCCTTCATCGAGATGGCCGCCGCTTCGGGTTTGCAATGGCTCAAGCCGGGAGAACGAAATCCGCTGGAGACCTCGACACGTGGTACAGGGCAATTGATCCATCATGCGATCGGCGAGGGCATCACAAAGGTGATCCTCGGCATTGGCGGCAGTGCCACCAACGATGCGGGCATGGGCATGCTGGATGCCCTGGGGATTATCTTTCTCAATGCACAGGGTGAGCGGTTGTTGCCCGTGGGAAAAAATCTGATTCATGTACACCGCATCGATGCTTCACACATCGACCCGACCCTAAAGAAAATTACCTTCACCGCCCTCTGTGACGTGAACAATCCCTTGTATGGCCCGGAAGGAGCCGCACAGATCTTTGGTCCCCAAAAAGGTGCCGACGCAACGGCGGTCGCTTGCCTGGACGACGGCCTGCGCAATTTTGCGGCCGTGGTAGAGCGCCAGCTTGGGGTGGACATTAACTTTCCCGGCGCCGGGGCGGGCGGCGGGATTGGGGCGGGAGCGAGGGCTTTTTTGAATATCAACTTTCAGCCGGGCATCGATTTTTTGAAATCCTTTGTGAAACTGGAAGAGAAGGTGGCCCAAAGCCACATCATTTTTACGGGCGAAGGAAAAGTGGACCACCAGACGCTGTATGGCAAGGTGGTGAAAGGCGTCTCGGAACTGGCCGTAAAACACAGCAAGCCCTTGTTCATCCTGGCCGGAACGTCCGACCTGACCCCGGCCGAACTGCTGGAACTGGGCGCCGTGAAAGTGGTGGACCTGGTCAATCAAACTACTTCCGAAAAGGAGGCCATGCACCATGCCTTTTCGCTGATCCGGCAGCGGATCAAAGAAGAAATTATTCCGCTTTTTCTTTAG
- a CDS encoding ion transporter has product MTLRRRLYLILDPTAKGDVWERIFETVLIAIILVNILAIVVDSVKEIDHEYSALFRQIEVFSIFFYTIEYVARIYSIVESPPYSEPVKGRLKYMVTPMAIIDLLAFLPFYLIFLPLDLRFLRIFRLMALFRVFKIARYLQALTIFKQVLAKRKEQLVLSFLFILFILVIISFMMFYAEREAQPDKFSSIPATMWWGIATITTVGYGDMVPITPLGKFLGGVFAIAGVGLLALPAGILSSGFFEMLHNEPVKEKESSICPHCGRDIHEEKEHKA; this is encoded by the coding sequence ATGACCCTACGCCGACGACTCTACCTCATCCTGGACCCCACAGCCAAGGGCGACGTCTGGGAACGCATTTTCGAAACGGTGCTCATTGCCATCATCCTCGTGAACATCCTGGCCATCGTGGTGGACTCCGTGAAGGAGATCGATCATGAATATTCTGCGCTGTTCCGTCAAATTGAAGTGTTCTCCATCTTTTTCTACACGATCGAATACGTGGCGCGGATCTACTCCATCGTGGAAAGCCCACCCTATAGCGAGCCGGTAAAGGGCCGCTTAAAATATATGGTCACGCCCATGGCGATCATCGACTTGCTGGCGTTCCTGCCGTTCTATTTGATCTTCCTTCCCCTCGACCTCAGGTTCCTGCGGATCTTCCGGCTCATGGCCCTCTTTCGCGTCTTCAAAATTGCCCGCTACCTACAGGCCCTCACCATTTTCAAGCAAGTGCTTGCGAAGCGCAAGGAGCAATTGGTGCTGAGCTTCCTTTTTATCCTTTTCATTTTGGTGATCATCAGCTTCATGATGTTCTATGCCGAGCGCGAGGCGCAGCCCGATAAGTTCAGCAGCATACCGGCCACCATGTGGTGGGGCATCGCCACGATCACCACCGTGGGCTATGGCGACATGGTGCCGATCACTCCGCTTGGGAAGTTTCTGGGGGGCGTGTTTGCCATTGCCGGTGTCGGGTTACTGGCGTTGCCCGCGGGTATTCTCTCTTCCGGTTTTTTCGAAATGCTCCACAACGAACCTGTCAAAGAAAAAGAATCGTCCATCTGCCCGCATTGCGGAAGAGACATCCACGAGGAGAAGGAACATAAAGCCTGA
- a CDS encoding RNA polymerase sigma factor — protein sequence MHKENIQPREETADEASMIRQAQANPEAFRPLYEKYFKKIFLFVLHRVGDKALTADITSQVFLKALLHLDRYAFRGLPFSAWLFRIALNECHDFFRKYKRHRVVSLDEHTIQNLHEELTAAARQEDLEQQLPLILQQLSADDLQIIELRYFDQRPFREVADILGISETYAKVKVYRALDRMKKLFLKTT from the coding sequence GTGCACAAGGAAAATATCCAACCCCGCGAGGAAACGGCCGACGAAGCGTCGATGATCCGGCAAGCGCAAGCCAACCCCGAAGCATTCAGGCCTTTATATGAGAAGTATTTCAAGAAGATCTTCCTCTTCGTGCTGCACCGCGTAGGCGACAAAGCGCTCACGGCCGACATCACTTCGCAGGTCTTTCTTAAAGCTTTACTTCACCTGGACAGGTATGCCTTCCGTGGTCTCCCGTTTTCGGCCTGGCTCTTCCGCATCGCGCTGAACGAGTGTCACGATTTCTTCCGCAAATACAAACGCCACCGCGTGGTGAGCCTGGACGAACACACCATCCAAAACCTGCACGAAGAACTCACGGCGGCTGCTCGACAGGAAGACCTGGAGCAACAACTGCCCCTCATCCTGCAACAGCTGAGCGCCGACGACCTGCAGATCATCGAGCTCCGCTATTTTGATCAACGGCCCTTCCGCGAAGTGGCCGACATCCTGGGGATCAGTGAGACCTATGCCAAAGTGAAAGTGTATCGCGCCCTCGACCGAATGAAAAAACTCTTTTTGAAAACGACTTGA
- a CDS encoding PorP/SprF family type IX secretion system membrane protein encodes MRNFILAAICLGASLGCRAQYFQFSQYNFTPQRINPATVATSNYASLSFDYRNQATAGGFHLNSNIVNASYPILSRNGTRWSGVGISLMDDRSGQAGIFNTQEAAVSYAINVPMAKYQVLSMGVKVLYQTRKINLDGLYTGSQYIPDRGFDESLASGENLGQLNTSFMTFSAGLYWQQEDRKGNRVAYAGFSFFDFNHPDEAFLDATSTLHSTAVATMGVRAYQKGNISIFPEILLTMGSGTSVFNLGSITRYDLKPTANQPATHLDLITKYVVGRSGIIGLQMHREKFGVGISYDFPIVTRNVANTGAIEIGLVFRKLVVSKKRSREEAQRKTTGGQGGKKLGATVAVKKPQPRATPKDSLQTKDKKAKDAALSERLKQKQDSVRTQVQVGAVSHTPLVLEKATLHFNFEFNSTELDEHAREYLDDLAKALQDNPELKIKLIGHTDNVGSEKFNLKLSQYRAQTLKDYLLERGVASSRITAEGKGMAEPVRDNKTEEGRAQNRRVELTILYQQ; translated from the coding sequence ATGAGGAATTTTATACTGGCTGCCATTTGCTTAGGAGCATCATTAGGGTGCAGGGCACAGTATTTTCAATTCAGTCAGTATAATTTCACACCTCAACGCATCAACCCGGCCACCGTGGCCACGAGCAATTATGCGTCGCTAAGTTTTGACTACCGGAACCAAGCCACGGCGGGAGGCTTTCATTTGAACAGCAACATCGTGAACGCGTCGTATCCCATCCTGTCGCGCAACGGGACGCGCTGGTCTGGCGTGGGCATTTCTTTGATGGACGATCGCTCCGGGCAGGCGGGCATCTTCAACACGCAGGAAGCAGCTGTGTCGTATGCGATCAATGTCCCCATGGCCAAATATCAGGTGCTGTCCATGGGGGTGAAGGTGCTCTATCAAACCCGCAAGATCAATCTCGACGGCCTCTACACCGGCTCGCAATACATCCCCGACCGGGGCTTTGACGAATCGCTTGCTTCCGGCGAGAACCTCGGGCAACTCAACACCAGCTTCATGACCTTTAGTGCGGGCCTGTACTGGCAGCAAGAAGATCGCAAAGGAAACCGCGTAGCGTATGCCGGCTTCTCATTCTTTGACTTCAACCATCCCGACGAAGCTTTTCTTGATGCCACGAGCACGTTGCACAGTACGGCCGTGGCTACGATGGGCGTTCGAGCCTATCAAAAAGGCAACATCAGTATCTTTCCTGAGATCCTGTTGACGATGGGTTCCGGAACATCGGTTTTTAATCTGGGTTCCATCACGCGCTATGATCTCAAGCCTACAGCCAATCAACCGGCGACACATTTGGATCTCATCACAAAATATGTTGTTGGCCGATCGGGCATTATCGGGCTGCAAATGCATCGCGAGAAATTTGGTGTGGGCATCAGCTATGATTTTCCCATCGTCACGCGGAACGTGGCCAATACCGGAGCAATAGAAATAGGTTTGGTGTTTCGCAAGCTAGTCGTGTCGAAGAAGCGAAGTCGCGAAGAAGCCCAGCGCAAGACCACCGGGGGGCAGGGAGGAAAGAAACTGGGAGCGACAGTCGCGGTAAAGAAACCTCAACCCCGCGCGACGCCAAAAGACTCGCTTCAAACAAAAGACAAGAAGGCAAAGGATGCCGCGCTTAGCGAACGACTCAAACAAAAACAAGACTCCGTACGCACGCAAGTGCAAGTGGGCGCCGTGAGCCACACGCCGTTGGTGCTTGAAAAAGCCACGCTCCACTTCAACTTCGAATTCAACAGCACCGAACTCGATGAACATGCCCGCGAATATCTTGATGATTTGGCAAAGGCCCTGCAAGACAACCCTGAACTGAAGATCAAACTCATCGGCCACACCGACAATGTAGGCTCCGAAAAATTCAACCTCAAGCTTTCGCAATACAGGGCACAAACGCTGAAAGACTACCTGCTGGAACGCGGCGTGGCGTCTTCGCGCATCACCGCCGAAGGCAAAGGCATGGCCGAACCCGTGCGCGATAACAAAACGGAAGAGGGCAGGGCACAGAACCGGCGCGTGGAGTTGACCATCCTATACCAGCAATAA
- a CDS encoding gliding motility-associated C-terminal domain-containing protein: MKRPWTLLCFLLMVAMTATAQQFAKQTDIVLPDSIATASTQWADLDNDGVLDILLLTKSQAGRSYLQFVKGDTVNTPVLLAHKTRTIEVSAFVVTDFDRDNRMDVVVSGVKNAARVTAVYVNQGGFVFAEQPLTLRPFAILKRADLNNDGREEWIASGEPWTWDYPTTLYVQHDDLSFGVYDSLNIKATALETFDADGDGDIDLFVSGSVKPDSLCTGFLKNNGNLDFRRYLTSSRQGTTSIGDMNGDGLFDVWVAGKDKNGTLFTSLYQSDKGLYTSVSLPITLNNAQLFVADFNSNGVADVQYRGTTAGGDAVNIIEYAAGDYDTLASANLIQQAAGDLEHDGDLDLVQLVQETALHVVVYQNTESEKNKAPAAPARGLGLSVFNRLFLYWDEAGDDHTPRSSVTYDVLLNGTKEYQTVSFDWLNDKRLVSAHGNNGTNNFKLLKDIPAGPFTFSVQAVDNALHGGRLCIGGRTPCADATTEELSLCKNEQATLTAPSEALWFSFANGFLGQGSTWTIGADKVDTVFSYTPARGGCAALKRYTWKVKNDTLKTEKLQRYVCKDAQLTFTTEPGWQTITWTSDVKKGLGSAPTITYTATQPDTVSVILTNDVGCTIIRKTGVGISVPDVQVTPEEVKILKGSSVQLTATGAASYAWTPTTGMVDANLAGPVVSPPVTTLYTVTGYDSLGCQGTATANVIVEGGGFIPNLFTPNEDGKNDELRVYGLTSAQNFSFSIYNREGNLVFKTQDVNDAVQRGWDGTRNGSRQPAGVYFWKVKGVLADGGKVLLNGKESGSIVLVR; encoded by the coding sequence ATGAAACGCCCGTGGACCTTATTGTGCTTCCTGCTGATGGTGGCCATGACAGCGACTGCGCAGCAATTTGCCAAGCAAACCGATATTGTTCTTCCCGACTCCATCGCCACGGCCTCCACACAATGGGCCGACCTCGACAACGATGGTGTGTTGGACATCCTGTTGCTCACGAAGTCGCAAGCAGGAAGGAGCTATCTTCAATTTGTGAAGGGTGACACGGTGAACACGCCGGTGTTGTTGGCGCACAAGACCCGGACCATTGAGGTCTCCGCTTTTGTGGTCACGGATTTTGATCGCGACAATCGTATGGATGTGGTGGTCAGTGGTGTGAAGAATGCAGCGCGCGTAACGGCGGTGTATGTGAACCAGGGAGGATTTGTTTTTGCAGAGCAGCCGCTCACCCTAAGGCCGTTCGCGATCTTAAAACGCGCCGACCTTAACAACGATGGCCGCGAAGAATGGATCGCCAGCGGCGAACCCTGGACCTGGGACTATCCCACCACGCTCTACGTCCAACACGACGACCTCTCCTTTGGCGTATACGACTCCCTGAACATCAAAGCCACCGCCCTCGAAACCTTCGACGCCGACGGTGATGGCGACATCGACCTGTTTGTCAGCGGAAGCGTGAAGCCCGATTCATTGTGCACAGGTTTTCTGAAGAACAATGGTAATTTAGATTTCAGGCGTTACCTGACTTCTTCCCGCCAGGGCACAACCTCCATCGGCGACATGAATGGCGACGGCCTGTTCGATGTGTGGGTTGCCGGCAAGGATAAGAACGGCACCTTGTTTACAAGCCTGTATCAAAGTGACAAAGGATTGTACACCAGCGTGTCGTTGCCCATTACATTGAACAACGCACAACTGTTTGTGGCCGACTTCAATTCTAACGGCGTGGCCGATGTCCAGTATCGTGGCACGACTGCAGGCGGTGATGCGGTAAACATTATTGAATATGCGGCAGGCGACTATGACACGTTGGCCTCGGCCAACCTGATCCAACAGGCTGCTGGCGATCTGGAGCACGATGGCGACCTGGACCTGGTGCAGCTTGTACAAGAAACTGCGCTGCATGTGGTGGTGTATCAAAATACCGAATCCGAAAAGAACAAAGCACCCGCCGCACCGGCCAGGGGCCTGGGGCTGTCGGTATTCAATCGTCTTTTTTTGTATTGGGACGAAGCCGGCGACGACCACACGCCAAGGTCATCCGTGACCTACGATGTTCTCCTGAATGGAACGAAGGAGTACCAGACCGTCAGCTTCGACTGGCTAAACGACAAGCGCCTCGTGTCGGCGCATGGTAATAACGGCACGAACAATTTCAAGTTGCTGAAAGACATTCCGGCAGGCCCCTTCACCTTCTCTGTGCAAGCGGTAGACAATGCGTTGCACGGGGGTAGATTGTGTATCGGAGGCCGGACACCTTGTGCCGACGCCACCACCGAGGAATTGTCGCTTTGCAAAAACGAACAAGCCACCCTCACCGCTCCATCCGAAGCTCTGTGGTTTTCGTTTGCCAACGGATTTTTAGGACAGGGTTCGACGTGGACCATCGGTGCCGACAAAGTTGACACGGTATTCTCCTACACGCCGGCACGCGGTGGCTGTGCAGCGCTGAAGCGTTATACCTGGAAGGTAAAGAACGATACCCTAAAAACAGAAAAGTTGCAACGCTACGTATGTAAAGATGCGCAGCTCACCTTCACCACCGAACCCGGCTGGCAAACCATCACCTGGACGAGCGACGTCAAAAAGGGGCTCGGGTCTGCGCCAACCATCACCTACACGGCAACCCAGCCCGACACGGTATCTGTGATCCTTACCAACGATGTGGGTTGCACGATCATCCGCAAAACAGGGGTAGGCATTAGCGTGCCGGATGTGCAGGTGACGCCGGAAGAAGTGAAGATCCTGAAAGGAAGTTCTGTACAACTGACGGCCACCGGCGCTGCCAGTTATGCGTGGACACCGACAACGGGAATGGTCGATGCCAATCTTGCCGGCCCGGTGGTATCGCCGCCGGTCACTACGCTCTACACCGTAACCGGCTATGATTCGTTGGGATGTCAGGGCACAGCCACCGCCAACGTGATCGTGGAGGGCGGCGGATTCATTCCCAACCTGTTCACGCCAAACGAGGACGGCAAGAACGATGAGCTGAGAGTATATGGCCTCACCAGCGCCCAAAACTTTTCGTTCAGCATCTACAACCGCGAAGGCAACCTGGTCTTCAAAACGCAAGACGTGAACGACGCGGTGCAGCGGGGTTGGGATGGAACACGCAATGGGTCACGACAACCGGCGGGCGTTTACTTCTGGAAAGTGAAGGGCGTGCTGGCCGACGGAGGCAAGGTCTTGTTAAACGGCAAAGAGAGTGGATCTATCGTCTTGGTGCGATAA